A stretch of the Acidobacteriota bacterium genome encodes the following:
- a CDS encoding glycine--tRNA ligase, with the protein MAKIVSLCKRRGFVFPSSEVYGGLGSTWDYGPLGVELKNNVKRAWWRANVYERDDMEGLDGAILMNRLVWQYSGHEATFSDPLVDCRECKGRFRADKLAELDCPKHKQRKVSGCSANLTEPRAFNLMFKTNVGPVEDAATLAYLRPETAQSMFVNFLNVVNTRWRKVPFGIAQIGKAFRNEIVPGNFTFRTREFEQMEIEFFCKPGTDQDWHQRWIEDRHQWYLKLGIRPENIRRYVQQSDELAHYARACTDLQYRFFPEREDQEKQWDELEGIANRTDYDLSIHSKGKSEKWGTVNEHSTERLQYFDQEAKERYVPYVIEPSAGADRATLAFLMDAYSEKAGKAQEGKDADMRVVLRLHPHLAPIKVAVLPLARNNSAIVEVARKIKEDLQKSGIRTVYDDTGAIGKLYARQDEIGTPFCVTVDFDTLGQGKDGSTADKDTVTIRDRDTWEQIRLPINGLKAYFKERLDV; encoded by the coding sequence ATGGCGAAAATCGTCTCTTTGTGTAAGAGACGGGGATTTGTGTTTCCATCCAGCGAAGTGTACGGCGGACTGGGCTCGACCTGGGACTACGGCCCGCTGGGTGTCGAATTGAAAAATAACGTCAAGCGGGCCTGGTGGCGGGCCAACGTCTATGAACGCGACGACATGGAAGGTCTTGACGGAGCGATTTTGATGAATCGCCTGGTGTGGCAGTATTCCGGCCACGAAGCCACGTTTTCTGATCCACTGGTTGATTGCCGCGAATGCAAAGGACGGTTTCGAGCCGACAAACTCGCTGAACTGGATTGTCCAAAACACAAACAACGCAAGGTTTCAGGGTGCAGTGCCAATCTGACCGAACCGCGTGCCTTCAACCTGATGTTTAAAACCAACGTCGGCCCGGTTGAAGACGCCGCCACCCTGGCCTACCTCCGCCCGGAAACGGCCCAGAGTATGTTTGTGAACTTTCTCAATGTGGTCAACACCCGCTGGCGCAAAGTGCCGTTTGGGATTGCTCAGATTGGAAAAGCCTTCCGAAATGAAATCGTGCCTGGAAACTTCACCTTCCGAACCCGTGAATTTGAGCAGATGGAAATTGAATTCTTCTGCAAGCCCGGTACCGACCAGGACTGGCACCAGCGTTGGATCGAAGATCGCCATCAGTGGTATCTCAAACTGGGCATTCGTCCGGAAAACATCCGCCGCTATGTGCAGCAATCAGACGAGTTAGCCCACTATGCCCGAGCCTGCACCGATTTGCAGTACCGCTTCTTCCCCGAACGCGAAGACCAGGAAAAACAATGGGATGAGCTGGAAGGTATTGCCAACCGGACCGACTATGACCTGAGCATCCACTCCAAAGGTAAGAGCGAGAAGTGGGGTACGGTCAACGAACATTCAACCGAACGGCTGCAATACTTTGACCAGGAAGCCAAAGAACGCTACGTGCCCTATGTAATCGAACCTTCAGCCGGTGCCGACCGGGCCACCCTGGCATTTCTAATGGATGCCTACAGTGAAAAAGCTGGCAAAGCCCAGGAAGGCAAAGATGCCGATATGCGCGTGGTGCTGAGACTCCATCCGCACCTGGCACCAATCAAAGTGGCGGTGCTTCCGCTGGCGCGCAACAACTCAGCCATTGTCGAAGTCGCTCGAAAGATCAAAGAAGACCTGCAAAAGAGCGGCATTCGCACCGTGTATGACGATACCGGCGCCATCGGCAAGCTCTATGCCCGCCAGGATGAAATCGGAACTCCGTTTTGTGTCACGGTGGACTTTGACACGCTGGGCCAGGGCAAGGACGGCAGTACCGCTGACAAAGACACAGTCACGATTCGCGACCGCGACACGTGGGAGCAAATCCGACTGCCAATCAACGGTCTGAAGGCTTACTTTAAAGAACGGTTGGATGTTTAG